Genomic DNA from Pseudomonadota bacterium:
TTTGTGTGTAAGGATATGCACAGGGGTGAGTTTACCAACTTTGCCCACGCAATTGACCCGAACATCAAGGTTGAGTGCCTTTTTGCTCCACCTGACCCTCACCCGAAAGATATATTCTGCAAATGGAGATTTACACTATGAGCTAAACCGTATTCACTTTATGCTCGACATATACGCTATTTTGCAACTGCTACGACAATGCTCCCATAGAGAGTTTCTGGGGAACACTGAAAAATGAACTTGTATATCATCAGCGTTATGCTACAAGGGAATAGGCAATCAGGGAATATCGCAGAATATATTGAGGTCTTTTATAATCGGCAACGCAGGCAGGCAAGACTGGGATATTTATCTCCTCTGCCCAGTATGAGCGGCAATTCTATAGGGAGAGATGTGCAGCATGAATATTATTGGTGTCCACTATTGACATCAGGGGTCAGCTCCGACATACTACACGGGAGTTGTGCTCTTTGTAACGTTTCTCCAAATTAGTCGTAGTACCTATATAGAGCGAACTGGATCGAAGTCTAAGGATATAGAACCATGCAGGCATAACTTTGCCCTTCGACAATTTCCTCGACAAGCTCGGAACATGCTCAGGGCCATTTCGCCGCTATTATTGCACAGGCCAGGGGCCTTGAGCAAGAAAAGGACAACATAGATTCTTGATATTGTCCTTTTCGCGTCGAAATGGCTCCCCGGGCAGGA
This window encodes:
- a CDS encoding GIY-YIG nuclease family protein, which produces MPAWFYILRLRSSSLYIGTTTNLEKRYKEHNSRVVCRS